The proteins below are encoded in one region of Labeo rohita strain BAU-BD-2019 chromosome 15, IGBB_LRoh.1.0, whole genome shotgun sequence:
- the jam3a gene encoding junctional adhesion molecule 3B produces MAFGRQTLSLVLFSWLCHSTAFAVILRTTEKSVWTNEFESIELTCLIESISTNNPRIEWKKIKNGVPSYVYFQNKISGDLEHRALLKEPANLVILNASRSDTAQYRCEVAAIDDQKPFDEILISLAVRVKPVMPRCSVPEAVTVGSSTELRCIENEGFPQSQYQWFKNSEELPEDPKTSSKFYNSSYTMNTETGSLKFRSVKKEDAGEYHCQARNEAGWSKCNPQTMEVYDLDIVGMFLKVLGGVAAFIFVVVGICQIQKSGYCSCKDHRETNYKVPQHDNRMDYASPDEGHFRHKSSFVI; encoded by the exons ATGGCGTTCGGGCGTCAAACGCTTTCCTTGGTGCTCTTCTCATGGCTGT GCCACagtacagcttttgctgtaatACTCAGAACAACTGAAAAATCAGTATGGACAAATGAATTTGAGT CGATTGAGTTGACCTGCTTGATAGAGTCCATTTCTACAAACAATCCCAGAATTGAATGGAAGAAAATTAAAAACGGTGTACCTAGCTATGTgtatttccaaaataaaatttcag GTGACTTGGAGCACAGGGCTTTGCTGAAAGAGCCTGCAAACCTTGTGATCCTGAACGCCAGCAGATCGGACACAGCTCAGTATCGCTGTGAGGTGGCGGCCATCGACGACCAGAAGCCCTTTGATGAAATACTAATTAGTCTCGCTGTAAGAG TGAAGCCGGTGATGCCCAGGTGTAGTGTGCCGGAGGCGGTTACAGTGGGTTCAAGCACTGAACTGCGCTGTATTGAGAACGAAGGCTTTCCACAGTCGcaatatcagtggttcaaaaaCAGCGAGGAGCTGCCAGAAGACCCAAAAACCAGCAGCAAGTTCTACAATTCTTCATACACTATGAACACTGAGACTGGTTCACTG AAATTCCGGTCTGTGAAGAAAGAGGATGCGGGTGAATATCATTGCCAGGCCAGAAATGAGGCAGGATGGTCAAAATGCAATCCTCAGACCATGGAAGTGT ATGATCTAGACATTGTGGGAATGTTCCTGAAGGTGTTAGGTGGAGTGGCAGCATTCATATTTGTCGTGGTGGGGAtctgtcagattcagaaaaGTGGCTACTGTTCGTGCAAGGATCACAGGGAAACCAA TTACAAGGTACCCCAACATGACAACAGGATGGACTACGCCAGTCCAGATGAG GGACATTTCCGCCACAAGTCCTCCTTTGTCATTTAA